The Sesamum indicum cultivar Zhongzhi No. 13 linkage group LG6, S_indicum_v1.0, whole genome shotgun sequence genomic interval attacataatataacattgtgcaaattttttcaaggaaaaaagaaaatacttatCACCTTagcacatatttttttctttatctttttataaaaaaaaaaaacagaagtaTACGGAAAGAAAGCGGGATTGAAGCGTAGTTTCTATTTAAAGTAGTGTTTCAACCTTGAGCAATTTTAAACTGAAGTCGCCAATTTTGAAATCACGAAACTCCTCTGATTATTGGGTCACCTAATCGCCAGCGGATCTTTCAGGGCTCCAACACGNNNNNNNNNNGACACAAACACTCTGGCGAAACAAATGAGCACCACAAATTAATTCTGTGGGCCCTATCCGTAATGTCACAGTTGGGGTCGACTTGCCAATGAAACAGCACCATTTGTACTGGGTGCAGACTGTGGTGCACGACCGCGTTTGTACAGTGATATTTCTCAGAGCAATAATTTGCTGCCACTATAAATACCGGTCATGATGCGGttgtagtaatatttttagCCTCTCTCTGGAAACTCtccatctctttctctctctagaaaagCTCCGACCCTCGTCGTCGGCTCCACCCGAAACCCTAGAAATCGAGGAATTTGTCTCGTCCATTTCTATTCTAACGGAACGCCCGAGATTTCCTCGCAATCGCCCCGGATCAAAAACCCTAATCCATTTCCCTAAGTCTACTCCCAGTCTAAATCCGTTCAACTTTCCTGCCAGATCTTACCTCAATTCGCCCAAATTTTCCATTCttgatataataattgatttaagcCAAAGAAACCCAATTCGATTCTTTTTCTGTCATATACAGATATTCATTGTTGATATTAAGATTGTCTATAGCGTTGATGGTAGGAATGGGTAGGGTTTACCAGGAGACAGCGAAGCCCTCGTCGTCGTCGGCATCGCCGTCTTCACCGGCTGTGACGACTTCGACGTCGATAACAGAGACCGTAAATGGCTCTCACGATTTCAAGATCACGGGGTATTCCTTGTCGAAGGGTATTGGGATTGGAAAATACATAGCATCCGATACATTTATGGTTGGTGGGTATGCGTGGGCGATTTATTTCTATCCCGATGGGAAGAGTGTGGAAGATAATGCGACTTATGTTTCACTTTTCATTGCTCTGGCAAGTGAGGGCACGGATGTGAGGGCGCTTTTTGAGCTGACTCTTTTGGATCAGAGTGGAAGGGAGAGGCACAAGGTTCATAGCCATTTCGGTAGGACGTTGGAGAGTGGGCCCTACACTCTTAAATACCGAGGCAGCATGTGGTCGGTTTTCATTCTTTTGTTCTTGATGTCTtgtgttggattttttttccaagttcgtgtaatattttaaagtatgaaGTGTGACTAGTTTAGCTATTTcagttaatattaaattgcCAACAATCTTGTTTTCCTAGTTAttaatataggaaaaaaatgtaagcGGTCAAGTTGAGGTGGGCTTGTTAGATAAGTATGCTAGCTGTCTGCTTTTGTGTTGAGTGCATCTATCCTGTGGATTTCAATCGGTTCAGNNNNNNNNNNNNNNNNNNNNNNNNNNNNNNNNNNNNNNNNNNNNNNNNNNNNNNNNNNNNNNNNNNNNNNNNNNACGATGGGTATTCCATGTTTGTTATTAGTTGTTACGGGTTAACTAGGTTCATATTATGAAATTCTGTTTGCCTGCCTTGATAGGCTGTTTCAATTTGTGGGGATTTTGTGCCTTTTAGAGAGGTTATTGTTAAAGGAGCTTCACATAATAGGCGTGAGACATATATCACCATGTCAGAGTATTTATTTGGAGGACTTGACTTCGATTGTGGTGAGTACTAAACACAGCGATCGAAGGAGTTGCGACTTTCTTCCAGATTGTATTATCAGTAAACATACAAGtataggataattatattctctGTACTCATCTAGTTCAACGATGCTGGATTGGAAGTCCCTTGGTTTTATGACACTTTTTAATGcattcaacttatttttatttgaaaatgacTGGTGGAGGATGCCTGATTGCATTTGTTTTGGTTGCATGCCTCCATTATTTCTTTGATCTATCGCTATTAGGGTAGGCAATTTATAGTTACTGGTGTGTTTAGTacaattcttttgttttcttcaaaatattaGCCACAACCATGGGGCTTCTTGGTAAAGAGTtaatatgatttgattttgttacTGAAACTTGTGAAAGAATGATATGGGATTATGCAGTTGATCCAGttgtcatttttgtttcttttgatgTGGTATACATAAAGTAAAAGAAGTGATTCAACCTTCTTGTTGCAAGACAGTTggtgtaaattaaaaaaaggaaatggtCATGGTCAGTATAATGTAGAAGTTAATTTTGGCCGCAGGGGTTACAAGCGGTTTTTCAAAAGAACTGCTCTGGAGGCATCAGACTACCTAAAAGATGATTGTCTTCAAGTTCATTGCTGTGTTGGTGTTGTTAGGTCTCACACAGAGGGGCCTAAGATCTACTCAATACCATTGCCCCCATCAGACATCGGTCAGCATTTTGGGCAGCTGCTGGAAAGTGGAAAAGGAACTGATGTAACTTTTGAAGTTGATGGAGAAACCTTTAATGGTCATAAATTGGTTCTTGCTGCTCGTTCTCCTGTGTTCAGAGCTCAATTATATGGTCCAATGAAGGATCAAAATTCAGAGTGTATAAAGGTTGAAGACATGGAGGCACCTGTGTTTAAGGTCCTTTCTCAGTCTCTCTTCATCCGCGGCTGCCGTTTCTAATAAGGGGTGTCTTTTGTGCTTACGTATTGCATTCTTAATTATGTTTTGAGAGACTAACTTCTTTTAGGTAGAGCCTTAGTATTGCATTCTTAATTGTCTGGCTCCTCCGTTTGATTCAAACCATGATATACTGCTTAAGAGTGATGCCAGCACgaatagataaaaattactgttgAATGACATTTGAGAGTGACTTATGTATAGACAAAGATATGCTTGTTTCCATGTTCAGGTCCATCTTAATTTGCCATCTATCAAGACATAATCTTCATAAATTGTCGTCTAATTTGTGTGACTATCGTTTTCTCCATAGTAGTTAATGGCGTGCACCATGAGAGGCGCAAGCTCATCGCCATTCTTCTGCTGTGGCGATGGAGTTCACCCTGGCGCGCGCCTGGGCGCCATTTCGGCTGTTGCCGTGGCACGTGCCAGGGGCTCCTTTGCTAGATGGCCGGGGCCCATTTGAAAATGgggaaaaaacaataaaaaccCTTTGGCTCCTGCATGCTTATTACTTTCTCCTTCAGGACCAGCAATGTTCACTTATTTTctgctctttttctttcttcttattcCGTTTTCTTTCAGATCTCAGACCTCCTTTTCAGTTTTCTCTTTGCACAACTTAGAGCCCGTTTGGttgttcattttcattttcagattCTAACAATtgtatttgtgtaaaaatgctttattggtttCTGTGCTAAaactgagaatatgtttggattagttatttccaaatataggtatataagtgtgagaattaaaaatataggtatatgtatttttgatgtgacagaaattaattatgaggGTTGACCAAAATGGTTGGGAGAGAaagcaattttatttgatttgaaacaaGAGAAGACATGCTGATAAGATAAGACAAGTATGACCAACCTAtgtgacctataatttcaaaaaattcaagattaaAATAGGAAAGCATTCTCAATGAAAATggcttgaccaaacaaaatctCAACTACCAAatagtgaaaagtgaaaataatctCATtgaaacacaaccaaacgagCTCTTAGTTTCTGtcgttttctcctcttttctttgttctctGTTTTCtacttgtatattttattatctattttaattagtaattactAGTAAAGTAGTAagatttaattgtttattattgttgaaattattatactaCTAGTGTTGATCAATAGTTTGGTGATATcatgatatttaatttctaatatTAGACTAAAAATCtgatttcaatattatttctcatttatgagaaataaaatatactattttatattattctctatgaaaaatactaattatataaatatcaattatttttgtgcattAGTGCCGTCCTTAGCAAAGGCGCACGCCGCGCCGTGCGCCATGAGCCATTGACTACTACGGTTTTCTCCATGAGTATTGATACTTACCCTGTGGTCTCTTCTGATGAGTTGAATGAAATCAAAGCATAGATTATGATGAGTTTCTgattgacaatgaatagtcaTCATCATGAAGTATCAATAGTCAGTTTCTGGAAGCCAGTAATTGTAAAGAGAATGATTGTGGCCTTTTTTGCAAGTGTTAATTAAATGGATCTGCTGATCCATGTGCACTAGCATTGCACAGTtatcttctttgttttctatttcatttttgcattgaaaatatctttttgtaCGACCGGCCAAGGAATTCTCAGTTTGTTTATAAGTAAAACGAATCTAATGGGATTTGGTAGTAACTAGTGCATGTTCTTTGTGTTGTCAGTCTCATTTCAAGTTTGAGAATCCCGAATAGGTTGCTGTGGATCCTCattttgtcttgtttctttatttcattaGGTATATAAACTACTGGAAACATTTCACCTTTTCCGACCACCAGTTTGATTACATCGAATTACGATCCATGTGCCAAGTTTCTGGCAAATCTTGtgcttcaatttattttagtcatttattaTGCCATCTTGACACTCGTAATTACCTCAGCTTGCAATAATTGCTTTCTTTTGCTGTCTTTTTTACCCTGCAGGCTCTACTTCATTTTATGTACTGGGATGCACTACCTGACTTGGAAGAGCTTACTGGACTCAACTCAAAATGGGCCTCAACCTTGATGTCTCAGCATTTGCTTGCTGCTGCTGATCGGTATGGTTTAGATAGGCTCAGATTGCTATGTGAGGCTAACCTCTGTGAGGATGTTGCTATCAATACTGTTGCAACAACACTAGCACTAGCGGAACAGCATCATTGTTTCCAGCTGAAATCTGTCTGTCTCAAGTTTGTTGCACAACCTGAAAATCTCCGAGGTACTTTctttatgtttgattttagttGTTACATTCGGTATCTTTTACCAATTAGGTGAATTCTTATAAGTAGCTTGGGGTATGGATGCACCAAGAGTCCTAATTAGGTTGGTGGTATTGTACTAAGTTTGGGTACAAGGTTTTATGCTTCTTAAGCTTATTTTCCATCTTTCCAGATATGTTATGGGTTCTAATCGTATATTGTGAACCATCTTACTTGGTTCGTGCCTTTGAGTGCTTGGGTTTGCTGAGTAGTAAATATAAAACGATTCACTAAGTGCACAATAAATACACAGGAACCAAAGGCGTTTCTTGTTTGCAATCCACATCTGATTGTGATTTGTGCAAAACGAAATTGCAATAGCTGTGACCTTATaatcttcatatatatgttattggGTGCTCCGTTGTCCTTACTCCTTAGATGCACGAAACAATTTATTGAGATTTGTAATTCATGTATAGTATTTCATGATGTTACTTCTGTACAAATTTTCTGCCTCCTATTTTTCTGTGCGAAGTTGCAAGGGTTGTAGGTGGAGAAGGAATAGTGGACTGTTCAACCCCATGTGTGAACTGGCACTGATATGTTGAATTTGTGCAGCTGTCATGCAAACGGATGGTTTCGAATACCTTAAAGAGAGCTGCCCCCATGTCCTGACCGAATTATTGGAGTATGTTGCTAGAATCAATGAGCACTCTATAGCTGTTGGCAAGCAAGGAATTGAAGGTATCTTAGATGGAAGTGATGTCAATGGCAGACGTGTGAAACAAAGACTGTGAATGTGTTACAAGCAATATTGACTCCCAATTAGCTGATAAAGAGAATAGTCTTAGATCCTTCTTTaggattattatatatatataaacatttttCCCGCTGCCCACCTAGTTTGACACAGTTGTAAATGATCGTTATGTTTCCTTTTGTTATTGTGAGCTAAAAATGGCTCTTTTCTAGTGCGTGTGCTTGACACCTTCGCTGTACTTCACCATGGAAGTGTAATTTGTGTATGGTTCACCTAACTCACGTAAGGACATGTTAACAAACTTCGTCTGTAATGGATGCTAACAGAAGACTTTCagaacttttaaattattcagtCTTGCACATTCTTATGGTGTAAGATATGTTCGCTAGGTATCCACATCGCCTTGGGCATGCCTGCGCATTAGACATCCTGTAATATTATCTTCTAATGATCTACTTACCAAAGAATATCAAGAAATGTTGTCGTCTCAGTTGTTGGTACAAAATGAAATTGTGATAAAGATTGATGAGTATTTAATGCTGTAAACTTGAGGTCTTCAACTTCAGTGTTTACCTTCCTCTTTCCATGTGATTTAATTGCCTAAAGTGCGGATACGTGTTTTGGTCTCCTGCCCTCACTGTCTGGGTAGCTATTTTCTTCTGCGGCAGTAACTGTAAGCTATTGAGCAAAATCCCAAGccaaattgatcaaaatgccatataaaaataaacaatgtcAATTTTTAACAGTGGACAAATTCAAGTACCTttataaaaacattttttgagtagaaaataaagttttgaAGATTTTATCTGAATAATTATGAACATTTTATATACACATCGTATCAATTatgattattacatttttttcacttGTTTTATACATCATATTAGCATCATCTTACAATCTTTTTTCACGTcgaatcatttatttataaagaaaatattaatcaaatacatTCCATCCGGTCTTTTCTGAAATACTAACAATTGCTTTCTAAAAAGTACTCTTATTTCTTATTGTAGCACTACATGAACGCGCCTTTTGCTCTTGTTGAGAGTCGAACTCAAGACCTCCCGCTTACTAAACGGGTGCTCTAACCAACTGAGCTACAAGAGCTTGCCGAAAGGGTTGAGATAAGTTATAACATAACCGAATCTACTTGggcaaaagtgtaatttattgCATTCAGTGAACAGTTTATGAAGATATCGATTAGGAGACACGTTCCAAGCAAACTTTGGGGGTCCTTTCTGCAAAACtcaattcttatttttcaagGGTTCTTCACTCGCACTTTCACTTTCGCCAGCAGCCCCCATTCCTGAATCCTGATAGTGATCGACAGAGAGCATCTCAGAAGCATTTTCTCGCACCTAAAAAAATGGTACTTGATTATTGTCTCATGCCTCTTCCTTGTTACCCTCAGTTTGTGGTTTCGATTTGGCATTAATCTCGTGCTTCCTTGCTCCATCGTTGCAGTTGTTCTTCTCGTATTTCAAGGATTTGGTAGGCAGAGAAGTGACCGTGGAATTAAAGAACGACTTAGCAATTAGAGGCACTCTTCACTCGGTGGATCAGTATCTCAACATTAAGCTCGAGAACACTAGGGTTGTCGATCAAGACAAGTACCCCCATATGGTAATACTTTCCCCTTCCTAAATTCCATCTGTTcatagggtttagggttttaaGTTTTGAAAAACATTCATATTTTCAGTTGTTTTGGCTTATACATTCACGGTTTATGTTCTTGTCTGTCGTTCGGAGGAGAATCTACTCTAGGGTTTATGAGTTTCCTACTATTTTGGCCTGGGCTTTAACTAGATGTAATCTCT includes:
- the LOC105163230 gene encoding BTB/POZ and MATH domain-containing protein 2-like encodes the protein MVGMGRVYQETAKPSSSSASPSSPAVTTSTSITETVNGSHDFKITGYSLSKGIGIGKYIASDTFMVGGYAWAIYFYPDGKSVEDNATYVSLFIALASEGTDVRALFELTLLDQSGRERHKVHSHFGRTLESGPYTLKYRGSMWGYKRFFKRTALEASDYLKDDCLQVHCCVGVVRSHTEGPKIYSIPLPPSDIGQHFGQLLESGKGTDVTFEVDGETFNGHKLVLAARSPVFRAQLYGPMKDQNSECIKVEDMEAPVFKALLHFMYWDALPDLEELTGLNSKWASTLMSQHLLAAADRYGLDRLRLLCEANLCEDVAINTVATTLALAEQHHCFQLKSVCLKFVAQPENLRAVMQTDGFEYLKESCPHVLTELLEYVARINEHSIAVGKQGIEGILDGSDVNGRRVKQRL
- the LOC105163231 gene encoding sm-like protein LSM2, producing MLFFSYFKDLVGREVTVELKNDLAIRGTLHSVDQYLNIKLENTRVVDQDKYPHMLSVRNCFIRGSVVRYVQLPPEGVDVELLHDATRREARGG